A portion of the Pogoniulus pusillus isolate bPogPus1 chromosome 6, bPogPus1.pri, whole genome shotgun sequence genome contains these proteins:
- the SHLD2 gene encoding shieldin complex subunit 2 isoform X1, whose product MSKRPQIHIFIGAPSIPSPPEAPGQSSSSATAEKWRELHYLCDTHRLLSEKVQNAEHLVFQAERSVVTPAPASSESFQDAEHLVFQAERSVVTPAPASSESFQDAEHLVFQAEWSAVTPTPANGETFQDADHLVFQAERSVVTPTPANGETFQDAEHLVFQAERSVVTPTPANGESFQDAEPLVFQAERSVVTPTPASGETFQDAEPLVFQAERSVVTPTPANDKSYQLSEQETLMAAKGLTSLVPLAITCTSAHKKTICFIDSQMSKDGCAHANVNQAMDQHLQNFAVSARQNEQPHSSVSDLMERKASPFEANSSDISDLVACTKQISIHRSSVGQGVQSDHTSNHSDLSQCFDLPFLRNQESKPKREASDCSDFAVSTETEFCSIMTLSQMAVLMQSQNDMQKRILKLSGTQDGEKNEERHSDGFQCDSNVGTCSNVAENECKEVYASSLELFSSECDRKNICIEATKQEGSAQENTAKAQELNVPVAQFVNEIHIEPLNSGILCSQVDSCHKSSSKRAHNYEDSFPSFHSTLKKDLKSKRAKLNSSPAGPGMKAAQEKTTEFKKLQMKLSLLKNCCCKNQKYNVLVTIVHPCHIKEVQVKSRPKSSCKVPVATIVVIDQSGVERKVVLWQGAAFWSLTVFPGDIVLLTDVIMYENTWCGEIMLQSTFTSQLLNLGNCSALNPEEFYPVVDGSVLHGLLAYISSELPHFGVIPPRQVQRLDSVQYVQLDQLQPNTLVHSVLKIISITILTESLYSYRGGTQRKIILTVEQKRDQHYRMVLWGAGAAWCPQIQRKKDHIWDFKYLLVRCSSVSGDFELHTTPWSSCECLFDDDKRAVEFKEQFQKSKLSCMQVTKLSAHLEGKCSGVFQVRAHILEMKFTVSTGQYKQLTFGADTSVQSVLASLPMITYSGCAKCGLELQTDENMIYKQCVRCLPYNEVKTFYRPALMTVEDGGYEVYVHVASELMEKIFLNIPAHWLNRLVVPSADVTYSTVVADLCHLLLADTGATYLLEIKSHFVLDENSCPLQKDFHLLSFHPDL is encoded by the exons ATGTCAAAAAGACCTCAAATTCATATTTTTATTGGAGCACCCAGtattccaagcccacctgaggcaccagggcaaagtagctCATCAGCTACTGCTGAAAAATGGAGAGAACTCCACTACTTGTGTGATACACATAGGCTGCTGTCTGAAAAAGTCCAAAATGCTGAGCACTTAGTGTTTCAGGCAGAAAGGTCTGTGGTCACACCAGCTCCTGCAAGTAGTGAAAGCTTCCAGGATGCTGAGCATTTAGTGTTTCAGGCAGAAAGGTCTGTGGTCACACCAGCTCCTGCAAGTAGTGAAAGCTTCCAGGATGCTGAGCACTTAGTGTTTCAGGCAGAATGGTCTGCAGTCACACCAACTCCTGCAAATGGTGAAACCTTCCAGGATGCTGACCACTTAGTGTTTCAGGCAGAAAGGTCTGTGGTCACACCAACTCCTGCAAATGGTGAAACCTTCCAGGATGCTGAGCATTTAGTGTTTCAGGCAGAAAGGTCTGTAGTCACACCAACTCCTGCAAATGGTGAAAGCTTCCAGGATGCTGAGCCCTTAGTGTTTCAGGCAGAAAGGTCTGTAGTCACACCAACTCCTGCAAGTGGTGAAACCTTCCAGGATGCTGAGCCCTTAGTGTTTCAGGCAGAAAGGTCTGTAGTCACACCAACTCCTGCAAATGATAAAAGCTATCAGCTGTCTGAACAGGAGACATTAATGGCAGCAAAAGGTCTGACATCTCTTGTACCTCTGGCAATAACTTGTACCAGTGCACATAAAAAGACTATATGTTTCATTGATAGTCAAATGTCTAAAGATGGGTGTGCCCATGCAAATGTAAACCAGGCTATGGACCAACACCTACAAAACTTTGCAGTGTCAGCTAGACAAAACGAACAGCCACATAGCAGTGTTTCAGACCTCATGGAAAGAAAAGCCAGTCCTTTTGAAGCTAACAGCTCTGATATTTCTGATTTGGTTGCCTGTACTAAGCAGATTAGCATTCATCGGAGCTCTGTGGGACAGGGTGTTCAATCAGATCATACAAGTAATCATTCTGATCTAAGTCAGTGTTTTGATCTGCCTTTCCTCCGAAATCAAGAGTCAAAACCAAAAAGAGAAGCAAGTGATTGTTCAGACTTTGCAGTGTCAACAGAGACTGAATTTTGTAGTATAATGACTTTGAGTCAGATGGCTGTTTTGATGCAGAGTCAGAATGATATGCAGAAGAGAATCCTAAAGCTATCAGGAACacaagatggggaaaaaaatgaagaaaggcACAGTGATGGCTTCCAATGTGATTCTAATGTTGGAACATGCTCTAATGTGGCTGAAAATGAATGTAAGGAAGTGTATGCAAGCTCTCTTGAACTTTTCAGCTCTGAGTGTGATAGGAAAAATATATGCATCGAAGCTACAAAACAAGAAGGAAGTGCTCAGGAAAATACAGCAAAGGCTCAAGAACTAAATGTTCCTGTTGCACAATTTGTAAATGAAATCCACATTGAACCACTGAACTCAGGAATACTGTGCTCTCAAGTAGACAGTTGTCATAAGAGCTCTTCTAAGAGAGCCCACAATTATGAAGATTCCTTTCCTAGTTTTCACTCAACACTTAAAAAGGATCTGAAATCCAAGAGAGCTAAACTGAATTCTTCTCCAGCTGGTCCTGGGATGAAAGCGGCTCAAGAGAAGACAACAGAGTTCAAGAAACTTCAAATGAAACTATCACTACTTAAGAACTGCTGCTGCAAAAATCAAAAGTACAATGTTTTGGTCACAATAGTGCATCCTTGTCATATCAAAGAAGTGCAGGTGAAGAGTAGACCAAAGTCTTCATGTAAAGTTCCTGTAGCAACAATTGTAGTTATTGACCAATCAGGAGTTGAAAGAAAGGTGGTCTTGTGGCAGGGTGCTGCATTTTGGTCCCTCACCGTGTTTCCTGGGGATATCGTACTGCTTACAG ATGTCATAATGTATGAGAATACTTGGTGTGGAGAGATCATGCTGCAATCTACGTTCACCAGTCAGCTACTGAATCTTGGcaactgctcagctctcaaTCCAGAAGAAT TTTATCCTGTAGTGGATGGCAGTGTTCTTCATGGCTTGCTGGCATACATCTCATCAGAACTTCCACATTTTGGAGTCATTCCTCCAAGACAAGTTCAGAGGCTGGATAGCGTACAGTATGTGCAGCTAGACCAGCTGCAGCCAAATACATTGGTTCACTCAGTCTTGAAAATTATCAGCATTACCATATTAACAG AATCTCTGTATAGCTACAGGGGTGGCACCCAAAGGAAGATTATTCTAACAGTAGAACAGAAAAGAGATCAACACTACAGGATGGTGTTATGGggagcaggggctgcctggTGCCCTCAGattcaaaggaaaaaag ATCACATATGGGACTTCAAATATCTTCTGGTCCGGTGTAGTTCTGTATCAGGTGACTTTGAACTGCACACAACTCCGTGGTCATCCTGTGAGTGCTTATTTGATGATGACAAAAGGGCAGTTGAATTTAAAGAACAGTTTCAGAAAAGCAAACTATCTTGCATGCAGGTGACAAAGCTCTCTGCACATTTGGAGGGAAAATGCTCAG GGGTGTTTCAAGTGAGAGCCCACATCTTGGAAATGAAGTTTACTGTTTCAACTGGGCAGTACAAACAACTTACCTTCGGTGCTGATACCTCGGTGCAGTCCGTTTTAGCTTCTCTGCCTATGATCACATACTCAGGTTGTGCTAAATGTGGTTTGGAACTGCAGACGGATGAGAACATGATCTACAAACAGTGTGTTAGATGTTTGCCTTACAATGAAGTAAAAACATTCTACAG
- the SHLD2 gene encoding shieldin complex subunit 2 isoform X2 encodes MSKRPQIHIFIGAPSIPSPPEAPGQSSSSATAEKWRELHYLCDTHRLLSEKVQNAEHLVFQAERSVVTPAPASSESFQDAEHLVFQAERSVVTPAPASSESFQDAEHLVFQAEWSAVTPTPANGETFQDADHLVFQAERSVVTPTPANGETFQDAEHLVFQAERSVVTPTPANGESFQDAEPLVFQAERSVVTPTPASGETFQDAEPLVFQAERSVVTPTPANDKSYQLSEQETLMAAKGLTSLVPLAITCTSAHKKTICFIDSQMSKDGCAHANVNQAMDQHLQNFAVSARQNEQPHSSVSDLMERKASPFEANSSDISDLVACTKQISIHRSSVGQGVQSDHTSNHSDLSQCFDLPFLRNQESKPKREASDCSDFAVSTETEFCSIMTLSQMAVLMQSQNDMQKRILKLSGTQDGEKNEERHSDGFQCDSNVGTCSNVAENECKEVYASSLELFSSECDRKNICIEATKQEGSAQENTAKAQELNVPVAQFVNEIHIEPLNSGILCSQVDSCHKSSSKRAHNYEDSFPSFHSTLKKDLKSKRAKLNSSPAGPGMKAAQEKTTEFKKLQMKLSLLKNCCCKNQKYNVLVTIVHPCHIKEVQVKSRPKSSCKVPVATIVVIDQSGVERKVVLWQGAAFWSLTVFPGDIVLLTDVIMYENTWCGEIMLQSTFTSQLLNLGNCSALNPEEFYPVVDGSVLHGLLAYISSELPHFGVIPPRQVQRLDSVQYVQLDQLQPNTLVHSVLKIISITILTESLYSYRGGTQRKIILTVEQKRDQHYRMVLWGAGAAWCPQIQRKKDHIWDFKYLLVRCSSVSGDFELHTTPWSSCDKALCTFGGKMLRGVSSESPHLGNEVYCFNWAVQTTYLRC; translated from the exons ATGTCAAAAAGACCTCAAATTCATATTTTTATTGGAGCACCCAGtattccaagcccacctgaggcaccagggcaaagtagctCATCAGCTACTGCTGAAAAATGGAGAGAACTCCACTACTTGTGTGATACACATAGGCTGCTGTCTGAAAAAGTCCAAAATGCTGAGCACTTAGTGTTTCAGGCAGAAAGGTCTGTGGTCACACCAGCTCCTGCAAGTAGTGAAAGCTTCCAGGATGCTGAGCATTTAGTGTTTCAGGCAGAAAGGTCTGTGGTCACACCAGCTCCTGCAAGTAGTGAAAGCTTCCAGGATGCTGAGCACTTAGTGTTTCAGGCAGAATGGTCTGCAGTCACACCAACTCCTGCAAATGGTGAAACCTTCCAGGATGCTGACCACTTAGTGTTTCAGGCAGAAAGGTCTGTGGTCACACCAACTCCTGCAAATGGTGAAACCTTCCAGGATGCTGAGCATTTAGTGTTTCAGGCAGAAAGGTCTGTAGTCACACCAACTCCTGCAAATGGTGAAAGCTTCCAGGATGCTGAGCCCTTAGTGTTTCAGGCAGAAAGGTCTGTAGTCACACCAACTCCTGCAAGTGGTGAAACCTTCCAGGATGCTGAGCCCTTAGTGTTTCAGGCAGAAAGGTCTGTAGTCACACCAACTCCTGCAAATGATAAAAGCTATCAGCTGTCTGAACAGGAGACATTAATGGCAGCAAAAGGTCTGACATCTCTTGTACCTCTGGCAATAACTTGTACCAGTGCACATAAAAAGACTATATGTTTCATTGATAGTCAAATGTCTAAAGATGGGTGTGCCCATGCAAATGTAAACCAGGCTATGGACCAACACCTACAAAACTTTGCAGTGTCAGCTAGACAAAACGAACAGCCACATAGCAGTGTTTCAGACCTCATGGAAAGAAAAGCCAGTCCTTTTGAAGCTAACAGCTCTGATATTTCTGATTTGGTTGCCTGTACTAAGCAGATTAGCATTCATCGGAGCTCTGTGGGACAGGGTGTTCAATCAGATCATACAAGTAATCATTCTGATCTAAGTCAGTGTTTTGATCTGCCTTTCCTCCGAAATCAAGAGTCAAAACCAAAAAGAGAAGCAAGTGATTGTTCAGACTTTGCAGTGTCAACAGAGACTGAATTTTGTAGTATAATGACTTTGAGTCAGATGGCTGTTTTGATGCAGAGTCAGAATGATATGCAGAAGAGAATCCTAAAGCTATCAGGAACacaagatggggaaaaaaatgaagaaaggcACAGTGATGGCTTCCAATGTGATTCTAATGTTGGAACATGCTCTAATGTGGCTGAAAATGAATGTAAGGAAGTGTATGCAAGCTCTCTTGAACTTTTCAGCTCTGAGTGTGATAGGAAAAATATATGCATCGAAGCTACAAAACAAGAAGGAAGTGCTCAGGAAAATACAGCAAAGGCTCAAGAACTAAATGTTCCTGTTGCACAATTTGTAAATGAAATCCACATTGAACCACTGAACTCAGGAATACTGTGCTCTCAAGTAGACAGTTGTCATAAGAGCTCTTCTAAGAGAGCCCACAATTATGAAGATTCCTTTCCTAGTTTTCACTCAACACTTAAAAAGGATCTGAAATCCAAGAGAGCTAAACTGAATTCTTCTCCAGCTGGTCCTGGGATGAAAGCGGCTCAAGAGAAGACAACAGAGTTCAAGAAACTTCAAATGAAACTATCACTACTTAAGAACTGCTGCTGCAAAAATCAAAAGTACAATGTTTTGGTCACAATAGTGCATCCTTGTCATATCAAAGAAGTGCAGGTGAAGAGTAGACCAAAGTCTTCATGTAAAGTTCCTGTAGCAACAATTGTAGTTATTGACCAATCAGGAGTTGAAAGAAAGGTGGTCTTGTGGCAGGGTGCTGCATTTTGGTCCCTCACCGTGTTTCCTGGGGATATCGTACTGCTTACAG ATGTCATAATGTATGAGAATACTTGGTGTGGAGAGATCATGCTGCAATCTACGTTCACCAGTCAGCTACTGAATCTTGGcaactgctcagctctcaaTCCAGAAGAAT TTTATCCTGTAGTGGATGGCAGTGTTCTTCATGGCTTGCTGGCATACATCTCATCAGAACTTCCACATTTTGGAGTCATTCCTCCAAGACAAGTTCAGAGGCTGGATAGCGTACAGTATGTGCAGCTAGACCAGCTGCAGCCAAATACATTGGTTCACTCAGTCTTGAAAATTATCAGCATTACCATATTAACAG AATCTCTGTATAGCTACAGGGGTGGCACCCAAAGGAAGATTATTCTAACAGTAGAACAGAAAAGAGATCAACACTACAGGATGGTGTTATGGggagcaggggctgcctggTGCCCTCAGattcaaaggaaaaaag ATCACATATGGGACTTCAAATATCTTCTGGTCCGGTGTAGTTCTGTATCAGGTGACTTTGAACTGCACACAACTCCGTGGTCATCCT GTGACAAAGCTCTCTGCACATTTGGAGGGAAAATGCTCAG GGGTGTTTCAAGTGAGAGCCCACATCTTGGAAATGAAGTTTACTGTTTCAACTGGGCAGTACAAACAACTTACCTTCGGTGCTGA